In Oreochromis aureus strain Israel breed Guangdong linkage group 20, ZZ_aureus, whole genome shotgun sequence, the following are encoded in one genomic region:
- the LOC120435380 gene encoding neural cell adhesion molecule L1-like produces MCVSQYQLMDCRGQCPPALPLILLPLSFLSFMFPFTLGEQHIPENLFQPPVLTEMPKSHTVFSLEDFNLACEATGNPTPTFRWLKDGELFGSETEGSGTLRGDNSSLDMLEGEYRCYASNSLGTAMTQAVKVNVEPQPVLFKQQVMREQGVVGQSMVLSCNRPESSPPPSIHWMNMNLMHITRSERVTIGLDGKLYFANLMRSDSKEDYICYAQYREARTVLPATAVSLSVKPSERTGDILLGRKPELFHPTGSRSRVMALRGHSVTLECLPSGLPTPKVEWKKKDGVLANTAAHVINFDRWLHFDSITLEDVGEYECNASNTHGSTSHFFTVTVEEAPYWVKEPQNGMYTLGKTVRRHPEAQHHLENQRSAVHRSG; encoded by the exons ATGTGTGTGTCACAGTATCAGTTAATGGACTGTAGGGGGCAGTGCCCCCCTGCCCTCCCCCTGATCCTCCTCCCTCTGTCCTTCCTCTCCTTCATGTTTCCATTCACTCTGGGAGAACAGCACATCCCCGAAAACT tATTTCAGCCTCCGGTGCTGACAGAGATGCCAAAATCACACACAGTGTTTTCTCTAGAAGACTTCAATCTGGCCTGTGAGGCCACCGGGAACCCGACACCCAC ATTCCGTTGGCTGAAAGATGGCGAGTTGTTCGGATCAGAGACTGAAGGATCCGGAACGCTGAGAGGCGACAATTCTTCCCTGGATATGTTAGAGGGTGAATACCGCTGCTACGCCTCCAACAGTCTGGGCACCGCCATGACACAAGCCGTCAAAGTCAACGTAGAGC CTCAGCCAGTTCTTTTTAAACAGCAAGTCATGCGTGAACAAGGAGTCGTGGGACAGAGTATGGTTCTGTCCTGCAACCGTCCAGAAAGCTCGCCTCCTCCCAGCATCCACTGGATGAACATGA ATTTGATGCACATTACTCGGAGTGAGAGAGTGACGATCGGCCTGGACGGGAAGCTGTACTTCGCGAACCTCATGAGGAGTGACAGCAAAGAGGACTACATCTGCTACGCCCAGTACAGAGAGGCCAGGACTGTTCTACCTGCCACTgctgtctccctctctgtcaAGCCGAGTGAGCGCACAG GTGACATTCTTCTTGGCAGAAAACCCGAACTTTTCCATCCCACTGGCAGTCGCTCCAGAGTTATGGCCCTGAGGGGTCACAGTGTCACACTTGAATGTTTGCCCAGTGGCTT GCCCACTCCTAAGGTGGAATGGAAGAAGAAGGATGGTGTCCTGGCAAACACAGCTGCTCATGTTATTAACTTTGACCGCTGGCTTCACTTCGACAGCATCACCCTGGAGGATGTTGGCGAGTATGAATGCAACGCCTCCAACACCCACGGCTCCACCTCACACTTTTTCACAGTTACTGTGGAAG AGGCTCCTTACTGGGTGAAGGAGCCCCAGAACGGGATGTACACTCTGGGTAAAACTGTGAGACGGCATCCCGAGGCCCAGCATCACCTGGAGAATCAACGGTCAGCTGTTCACAG AAGTGGATGA